One uncultured Tolumonas sp. genomic window carries:
- a CDS encoding amino acid ABC transporter permease, producing MMQFTDWDIFRNLLLAARWTLLLSLIAFIGGAIIGLLLTFMRTSRRKALIWLVRGYTELFQGTPLLMQLFLAFFGLSLVGIDVNAWTAATIALVMFSSAFLCDIWCGCIESLPKGQWEASRCLGLTFFQTMRHVILPQALRIAIPPTVGFSVQVVKGTALTSIIGFVELTKAGTMLNNATFQPFKVFAWVALIYFMICYPLSLFSQFLERKLNVSGKH from the coding sequence ATGATGCAATTTACAGATTGGGATATTTTCCGGAATCTCTTACTGGCAGCACGTTGGACTTTACTGTTATCACTGATCGCGTTTATTGGCGGCGCCATCATCGGTTTATTGCTGACGTTTATGCGCACATCGCGTCGGAAAGCGTTGATTTGGCTGGTGCGAGGCTACACTGAACTGTTTCAGGGCACACCTCTGCTGATGCAGCTGTTTCTGGCATTTTTTGGTCTCTCACTGGTGGGGATCGATGTGAACGCCTGGACAGCCGCTACTATCGCGCTCGTCATGTTCAGTAGTGCCTTTTTGTGTGATATCTGGTGCGGCTGCATCGAATCATTACCGAAAGGTCAATGGGAGGCATCACGTTGTCTGGGGCTCACGTTTTTCCAGACCATGCGTCATGTCATTCTGCCGCAAGCACTTCGTATTGCCATTCCACCTACCGTGGGTTTTTCAGTACAGGTCGTGAAAGGTACCGCGCTGACATCCATCATTGGGTTTGTTGAGTTAACCAAAGCTGGCACGATGTTGAATAATGCTACCTTCCAGCCATTCAAAGTATTTGCCTGGGTCGCACTGATCTATTTCATGATCTGCTATCCCTTGTCTCTGTTTAGTCAATTTCTGGAGAGAAAACTAAATGTCTCTGGTAAGCATTGA
- a CDS encoding efflux RND transporter periplasmic adaptor subunit, protein MSHTVSEKSASLRSGQRKNSLLVLLVLLLIAAAGSYYWYFHHAIWSESTDDAYISGNLVQITPETAGTVTSIAADDGDFVQKGQPMISFDQSDALLAQENAEAGLAQTVRQVRTLFNNVDQAQAVTAERKIALQKAQADVARRKNMVKAGGLSQEELIHAQDVVSSAEKALAAAQQQLKSQQALVNNTTVTTHPLVKSAISKLRQAYLEKQRTVMVAPVSGYVARRNVQVGQRVTPGATLMAVVPLEQVWVDANFKETQLTKMRIGQPATVTADLYGSKVEYHGKVESLGIGTGSAFSLLPAQNATGNWIKVVQRLPVRIQLDAEELKKHPLRIGLSMVVDVDLHNTDGALLAETAPHQARYQTDVYGQQLAGVDAIIKKIIADNDTQSSSSHMKG, encoded by the coding sequence ATGAGCCACACCGTTTCTGAAAAATCAGCGTCACTTCGTTCCGGACAGCGCAAAAATAGCCTGCTGGTTTTATTAGTTTTGTTACTTATTGCCGCTGCCGGTTCCTATTACTGGTATTTCCATCATGCGATTTGGTCTGAATCGACTGACGACGCTTATATCAGCGGCAACTTAGTACAGATCACACCTGAAACAGCCGGTACCGTAACCAGCATTGCCGCTGATGATGGCGATTTTGTACAAAAAGGTCAGCCAATGATCAGTTTTGATCAAAGCGATGCCCTGTTAGCACAAGAAAATGCGGAAGCCGGTTTAGCGCAGACCGTTCGTCAGGTACGGACACTATTTAACAACGTCGATCAGGCACAGGCTGTTACCGCAGAACGCAAAATTGCCTTACAAAAAGCACAAGCGGATGTCGCACGCCGTAAAAACATGGTGAAAGCTGGTGGTTTGTCGCAAGAAGAGCTGATCCATGCTCAGGATGTCGTCAGTTCAGCGGAAAAAGCGTTAGCAGCTGCGCAACAGCAACTGAAGTCACAACAAGCGCTGGTTAACAACACTACTGTGACAACCCACCCACTAGTTAAAAGTGCGATCAGTAAATTACGTCAGGCTTATCTGGAAAAACAACGTACCGTGATGGTCGCACCAGTTTCTGGTTACGTGGCGCGTCGTAATGTACAGGTGGGTCAACGGGTAACTCCGGGCGCAACCCTGATGGCAGTTGTGCCTCTTGAACAAGTTTGGGTCGATGCCAACTTCAAAGAAACTCAGCTGACCAAGATGCGTATTGGCCAACCAGCCACGGTCACTGCCGATCTGTATGGCAGCAAAGTGGAATATCACGGCAAAGTGGAAAGTCTGGGTATTGGTACCGGTAGTGCCTTCTCGCTGCTGCCAGCCCAGAATGCTACGGGTAACTGGATCAAGGTCGTTCAACGCTTGCCGGTCCGTATTCAGCTGGATGCCGAAGAACTGAAAAAACACCCTCTGCGTATTGGTTTGTCGATGGTGGTTGATGTCGATTTACATAACACCGACGGAGCACTGTTAGCTGAAACCGCACCACATCAGGCGCGTTATCAGACTGATGTGTACGGGCAACAACTGGCCGGTGTTGATGCCATCATCAAGAAAATCATTGCCGATAACGATACACAATCTTCATCCAGTCATATGAAAGGTTGA
- a CDS encoding EamA family transporter encodes MNILLYITTVLIWGTTWLALKWQLGVTAIPFSIAGRFLLAAFIMLTYLLLRKKLTIPKGEVLRLILLQGLFLFCCNFLCFYTASAWIPSGLIAVIFSTSTLWNALSARFIFHKQIQPKVWQGGGLGLVGLLFLFWPEISAHSASINVLKGLGLALLGTLFFSSGNLISARLQTLGATPLQTNGWAMLCGASVLLVGSLFSGLSWQIDPSPRYWGALVYLAFFGSVIGFTAYLMLVGRIGAERAAYSTVLFPIVALNLSVWFEGYHWSLSGLFGLGLVIAGNILVFYRPASKSRDGIGVLKTNA; translated from the coding sequence ATGAATATTCTGCTGTATATCACGACCGTATTGATTTGGGGAACTACGTGGCTGGCACTGAAATGGCAGTTGGGCGTTACCGCGATCCCATTTTCCATCGCAGGACGTTTCCTGCTGGCCGCATTTATCATGCTGACTTATCTGTTATTGCGAAAGAAATTAACCATTCCCAAGGGGGAGGTGTTGCGTCTGATTTTGCTGCAAGGTCTGTTTTTGTTCTGTTGTAATTTTCTCTGTTTTTATACCGCTAGTGCCTGGATACCCAGCGGATTGATCGCGGTAATCTTTTCCACATCTACGCTTTGGAATGCACTGAGTGCCCGGTTCATCTTTCATAAACAGATCCAACCGAAAGTTTGGCAAGGTGGTGGGTTAGGGCTGGTGGGGTTATTGTTTTTATTCTGGCCGGAAATATCCGCTCATTCCGCTTCTATCAATGTACTGAAAGGCCTAGGTTTAGCGTTATTGGGCACACTGTTTTTTTCATCCGGCAATCTTATTTCAGCTCGTTTACAGACCTTAGGTGCTACACCGTTGCAAACCAACGGCTGGGCCATGTTATGCGGGGCCAGCGTGTTGCTGGTGGGCAGCTTGTTTTCTGGTTTAAGTTGGCAAATTGATCCCAGCCCACGTTATTGGGGAGCCTTGGTTTATCTGGCTTTCTTCGGTTCTGTGATTGGTTTTACAGCTTATCTGATGCTGGTGGGGCGCATCGGCGCAGAACGCGCAGCCTACAGCACGGTGCTATTTCCGATAGTGGCCTTAAATTTATCGGTTTGGTTTGAAGGTTATCACTGGTCACTTTCCGGTTTATTCGGGTTGGGTTTGGTTATCGCAGGGAATATTCTGGTTTTTTACCGCCCAGCAAGTAAGAGCCGTGATGGTATCGGTGTATTGAAGACGAACGCATAA
- a CDS encoding MarR family transcriptional regulator, whose translation MSKQNNSSFEIINLAENVSFLLGNTNLLKDRLLDQHLAEEDITAAQAKALFKMHFFNINRPSDICKSLGVDGGAVTRMLDRLEKKELITRSPDPSDRRSLLIAVTDKGREVIDRAMPLAVNAQKELVSALTDDEIQQLKVTLRKILLAAGSTCVLAKASFPATELKED comes from the coding sequence ATGTCTAAGCAAAATAACTCCTCATTCGAAATCATAAATCTGGCAGAAAACGTGAGTTTTCTGCTAGGCAATACCAACCTGCTCAAAGATCGTCTGTTAGATCAGCACCTCGCGGAAGAAGACATCACGGCAGCGCAAGCTAAAGCCCTGTTCAAAATGCATTTTTTTAATATCAACCGCCCTTCCGACATCTGTAAATCATTGGGTGTTGATGGTGGTGCCGTCACCCGAATGCTCGATCGCCTGGAAAAAAAGGAACTGATCACCCGCTCACCGGACCCGAGTGATCGTCGCTCTTTATTGATTGCTGTTACCGATAAAGGCCGTGAAGTGATTGATCGGGCAATGCCGCTCGCCGTTAATGCACAGAAAGAGCTGGTGAGCGCGTTGACTGACGATGAAATTCAGCAACTAAAAGTGACACTGAGAAAAATCTTACTCGCTGCAGGCTCAACCTGTGTGCTAGCCAAAGCGTCATTTCCCGCTACCGAACTAAAAGAAGATTGA
- a CDS encoding DHA2 family efflux MFS transporter permease subunit encodes MAHSLGFQPKNLGLCTFAIALGVFMQVLDSTIANVSLPTMAGNMGVSLNQGTWVITSFTVCNAIGLPMTAWLSRRVGEVHLYLGALILFIITSFLCGISQSMGMLVVFRALQGLAAAPLFPMSQTLLLSIFPAAKRSMALALLGMVAVVGPIVGPILGGWLTYDYSWPWIFFINIPIGIFAVMVVAKQLKDRPHAPSKAPLDYVGFAALVLGVGALQIVLDKGNDLDWFNDPWIIGGTAFAAIMLIFLVIWELTDDHPIINLRLFTNRNFCIGTILLTLGFSGFFSINLILPQWLQSQMGYTSVWAGLAAAPMGLLPLFLTPVLGRMGTKIDMRKLTALSFIVISLSCYLRTHFNNEVDFVTIASIQLFMGIGISLFFMPMTSILLSDLSGPQVADAASLSTFARTLGASFASSLTAWFWTHDASLHHVFLSEHINPYNPIASSFMNGNTTSSLLKINNIITGQSYMLSTIDLFEILMWMFIVLIPFVFFTRRPRAASGAGGAAH; translated from the coding sequence ATGGCACACAGTTTGGGTTTTCAGCCGAAAAATCTGGGGCTGTGCACCTTTGCGATTGCGCTCGGGGTCTTTATGCAAGTCCTCGATAGCACCATCGCCAACGTGTCGCTGCCTACGATGGCCGGCAATATGGGTGTCAGTTTAAATCAGGGCACCTGGGTTATTACTTCTTTCACGGTCTGTAACGCCATTGGTTTGCCAATGACTGCCTGGCTGAGTCGTCGGGTGGGTGAAGTTCACTTATATCTGGGTGCACTGATCCTGTTTATTATCACCTCATTCTTGTGCGGCATCTCGCAATCCATGGGTATGCTGGTGGTGTTCCGCGCCTTACAAGGCCTGGCCGCAGCACCATTATTTCCGATGAGCCAAACATTGCTGCTATCCATCTTCCCCGCGGCGAAGCGCAGTATGGCGCTGGCGTTATTGGGCATGGTGGCGGTAGTCGGACCGATTGTTGGCCCCATTCTGGGCGGGTGGCTGACCTATGACTACAGCTGGCCGTGGATCTTCTTTATCAATATCCCGATTGGCATTTTTGCAGTTATGGTAGTGGCGAAACAGCTGAAAGATCGCCCGCATGCGCCTTCCAAAGCACCGCTGGATTATGTTGGTTTTGCCGCATTAGTCTTGGGTGTCGGTGCCCTGCAAATTGTGTTGGATAAAGGTAACGATCTGGATTGGTTCAATGATCCGTGGATCATCGGCGGCACAGCCTTTGCTGCGATTATGCTGATCTTCCTGGTGATCTGGGAACTGACGGATGATCACCCCATTATCAATTTACGCCTGTTTACTAACCGTAATTTCTGCATCGGCACGATATTACTGACATTGGGCTTCTCCGGTTTTTTCAGCATCAACCTGATCTTACCGCAGTGGCTACAAAGCCAGATGGGATACACCTCAGTCTGGGCAGGCTTGGCGGCAGCGCCAATGGGATTATTACCATTATTCCTGACCCCCGTGCTGGGTCGGATGGGTACCAAAATCGATATGCGGAAACTAACGGCGCTGTCATTTATCGTCATTAGTCTTAGCTGTTATCTGCGCACCCATTTCAACAATGAGGTTGATTTCGTCACGATAGCCTCGATACAGCTGTTTATGGGGATCGGTATTTCACTGTTCTTTATGCCGATGACATCGATTCTGTTATCTGATCTATCTGGCCCTCAGGTGGCAGATGCTGCTTCGTTGTCGACGTTTGCCAGAACATTAGGTGCCAGTTTTGCCTCATCGCTGACCGCTTGGTTCTGGACTCACGATGCCAGCTTGCACCATGTATTTCTAAGCGAACACATCAACCCGTATAACCCTATAGCCAGTTCGTTTATGAACGGTAATACCACCAGCTCATTGCTCAAAATAAACAACATTATTACCGGTCAGTCATATATGTTATCGACCATTGATCTGTTCGAAATACTGATGTGGATGTTTATCGTTCTGATCCCATTTGTATTTTTTACGCGTCGACCGCGCGCCGCGAGCGGTGCCGGTGGTGCGGCGCACTAA
- a CDS encoding efflux transporter outer membrane subunit, producing MMKATTFVISGIALCVLLSGCASPDDVQANGVLLKTGALASQHSLATDHLSPADWPKQDWWNQLGDPALAQLINEALAHNPTMQVANARLEAADAQVSAADAGFSPTLDANASLKRARLSRLEDPSGQGNRFSTVRSGGLTFSYDFDLWGGKRAAWEASVNQQKASEVDYQAARIALSTSITRTYIQLANAYESKDLAQRELARARQITQITQQLLKSGLVAEDRLLAANTAVSAAKQQVEQRGLVIGQLKNSLSTLLGQGPDRAASLSRPHLLSAQATGLPENIPASLISHRADITAARWRVEAASKNIAVAKSRYYPDFNLTAMAGFKSILGDAILGDVSQSWSVAPAVSIPLFETGLKANLQTKTAAYDLAVAQYNQTLTNALGEIADNVLVMQSLKQQLIDAEETATLADKTYQVSAARFRSGLGSQLAVLMAEQQLIQAENQLSTLKTRQQDSLALLIQSLGGGFSSDEHASTSHLQNKNS from the coding sequence ATGATGAAAGCAACAACGTTTGTAATTTCAGGCATTGCACTTTGCGTGCTGTTATCAGGTTGCGCTTCACCCGATGATGTTCAGGCCAATGGTGTGTTATTAAAAACCGGGGCTTTAGCCAGTCAACACTCGCTGGCGACTGACCACTTATCCCCTGCCGATTGGCCAAAGCAAGATTGGTGGAATCAGTTAGGTGATCCCGCGCTGGCACAATTAATTAATGAAGCCTTAGCGCATAACCCGACCATGCAAGTCGCTAACGCCCGTTTAGAGGCTGCTGATGCGCAGGTGTCTGCTGCTGATGCCGGTTTCTCACCAACGCTGGATGCCAATGCCAGTTTGAAACGCGCCCGTCTATCTCGCTTGGAAGATCCCTCAGGACAAGGTAATCGGTTTTCTACCGTTCGCTCTGGTGGATTAACCTTTAGCTATGATTTTGATCTATGGGGCGGAAAACGTGCCGCATGGGAAGCCAGTGTTAACCAGCAAAAGGCCTCGGAAGTTGATTATCAGGCGGCCCGAATTGCTTTATCCACCAGCATTACCCGCACTTACATTCAGTTAGCGAATGCCTATGAATCAAAAGATTTAGCGCAACGTGAACTGGCGCGGGCACGACAAATTACGCAGATCACACAACAACTGCTGAAGTCTGGCTTGGTCGCAGAAGACCGTTTGTTGGCCGCCAATACCGCGGTGTCAGCGGCGAAACAACAAGTTGAACAACGTGGTTTGGTGATCGGTCAGCTTAAAAACAGTTTGAGCACGCTATTAGGCCAAGGGCCTGATCGCGCCGCTTCATTGTCACGTCCACATTTATTGAGCGCTCAAGCAACCGGTCTGCCGGAAAATATTCCAGCATCGTTGATCAGTCATCGCGCTGACATTACCGCAGCGCGGTGGCGGGTTGAAGCAGCGAGTAAAAATATCGCTGTCGCCAAATCACGTTATTACCCTGATTTTAATCTAACCGCGATGGCCGGTTTTAAATCCATTTTGGGCGATGCCATTTTAGGTGATGTCAGTCAATCATGGAGTGTTGCGCCTGCGGTTTCGATTCCCTTATTTGAAACCGGACTGAAAGCCAATCTGCAAACCAAAACCGCCGCTTATGACTTAGCGGTGGCGCAATATAACCAGACCCTCACCAATGCGTTAGGTGAAATCGCTGACAATGTGTTGGTGATGCAATCATTAAAACAACAGCTTATTGATGCGGAAGAAACCGCCACGTTGGCAGATAAAACCTATCAGGTTAGCGCAGCTCGCTTCCGCTCTGGTTTAGGCAGTCAGCTGGCCGTATTAATGGCAGAACAGCAGCTGATCCAGGCTGAAAACCAGTTATCGACGCTGAAAACACGTCAACAAGATTCGCTGGCATTACTGATCCAATCGCTGGGCGGTGGATTTAGTAGCGATGAACATGCCTCCACTTCTCATTTGCAAAATAAAAACAGCTAA
- the cadR gene encoding Cd(II)/Pb(II)-responsive transcriptional regulator has protein sequence MKIGELAKIAKCSAETIRFYEKEGLLPPAARTDNNYREYQQPYLERLRFIRNCRAFDMSHEEIRQLLQQVDSHADDCQTVNILLDEHILHIEHRIQELMNLKEQLQTLRQQCQQQQGIDECGIVQGLTNLELTPHTERHTHLG, from the coding sequence ATGAAAATTGGTGAATTGGCTAAAATTGCGAAATGTTCCGCTGAGACGATCCGGTTTTATGAGAAAGAAGGGCTGCTACCGCCAGCGGCGCGCACCGATAACAATTATCGGGAATATCAGCAACCGTATTTAGAACGCTTACGTTTTATTCGCAATTGCCGGGCGTTTGATATGTCACATGAAGAGATCCGGCAACTACTGCAGCAAGTTGACTCGCATGCTGACGATTGCCAGACGGTTAACATTCTGCTCGATGAGCATATTTTGCATATCGAACATCGCATTCAGGAATTGATGAATCTGAAAGAGCAGTTGCAGACGCTACGGCAGCAATGTCAGCAGCAACAAGGCATTGATGAGTGTGGCATTGTGCAGGGCTTAACGAATCTGGAGTTAACGCCGCACACGGAACGCCACACCCATTTGGGTTAA
- a CDS encoding AraC family transcriptional regulator, with protein MPTAQMHVVDVLTEAHATLKRHSPLGDGFSAATWHRQLLNDTAYSRPGHHTLSLYLSGGEKVRRRDQPDKWGAPGKLCLLPAEHESYWEIGGEIRFLHLYMPPELFARQVVQILDAEPRLFSLADRTYMDDAWLTATCLRLVQYDWNDPVACLSANALSHDVLLHLLQTQTQRVQLPAIKGGLSPVQRTIIRDWIETHLAENMTLSAMAGQLHLSEYHFAHMFKISFGMPPHNWVLRRRIERAREQLQHTNDDLLAIALQNGFASVSHLSKHMKQLIGVPPGKYRHWSQSHALPVSGN; from the coding sequence ATGCCAACCGCACAAATGCATGTTGTCGATGTGCTGACTGAAGCACATGCCACGTTGAAGCGCCACTCCCCGCTGGGTGATGGTTTCAGCGCGGCTACCTGGCATCGGCAATTGCTGAATGACACCGCGTATTCCCGCCCCGGTCACCATACCCTTTCCCTTTATCTTTCCGGTGGTGAAAAAGTTCGGCGACGCGATCAACCCGACAAATGGGGTGCGCCCGGCAAATTGTGTTTGTTGCCTGCGGAGCATGAATCGTATTGGGAAATTGGCGGTGAAATACGCTTTTTACATCTGTATATGCCGCCAGAGTTATTCGCCCGACAAGTCGTACAAATATTAGATGCCGAACCGCGGTTATTTTCTTTAGCCGATCGGACTTACATGGATGATGCCTGGCTAACTGCAACGTGTTTACGTTTGGTGCAATATGACTGGAATGACCCAGTAGCCTGCTTGTCTGCCAACGCATTAAGCCATGATGTGTTGCTGCATCTGTTGCAGACACAAACTCAGCGAGTGCAGTTGCCTGCCATCAAAGGTGGGTTATCGCCTGTGCAGCGAACGATCATTCGTGACTGGATAGAAACTCATCTGGCGGAAAATATGACGCTATCAGCCATGGCCGGGCAACTTCATCTTTCCGAATATCATTTTGCTCATATGTTTAAGATAAGTTTCGGTATGCCGCCGCACAATTGGGTATTACGCCGACGCATAGAACGCGCACGTGAACAGTTACAACATACCAATGACGATTTACTCGCCATAGCCTTGCAAAATGGCTTCGCCAGCGTGAGCCACCTCAGTAAGCATATGAAACAATTGATCGGTGTTCCGCCCGGGAAATACCGTCATTGGAGTCAATCCCATGCCCTTCCCGTCTCCGGGAACTGA
- a CDS encoding amino acid ABC transporter ATP-binding protein produces the protein MSLVSIENVHKYYGSHHVLKGIDLKIAAGEVISIIGRSGSGKSTLLRCINGLEKFDDGAIIVDRQAVSDDENHLRELSLSVGMVFQSFNLFPHMTVLENVMLAPRLVLKKSRQECRELAESMLEKVGLADKANQFPGNLSGGQQQRVAIARSLAMNPKVLLCDEITSALDPELVGEVLKVLERLKADGMTLILVTHEMNFARDVGDRIVFMHQGKVWESGPSRELFSHPQTPELQSFISAVL, from the coding sequence ATGTCTCTGGTAAGCATTGAAAACGTTCATAAATATTATGGTTCTCACCATGTATTAAAAGGTATTGACCTGAAAATTGCCGCTGGTGAAGTGATCTCCATCATTGGTCGTAGCGGCTCAGGGAAAAGCACACTCTTGCGTTGCATTAACGGGTTGGAGAAATTTGATGATGGCGCCATCATTGTCGATCGACAAGCAGTTTCCGATGATGAAAATCACCTGCGGGAATTGAGTCTCTCGGTCGGCATGGTATTTCAGAGTTTTAATCTATTCCCACATATGACTGTTCTGGAAAACGTCATGCTGGCACCCCGACTGGTGTTAAAGAAAAGTCGGCAGGAATGCCGTGAACTCGCCGAGAGTATGCTGGAAAAGGTCGGGCTGGCCGATAAAGCCAATCAGTTTCCCGGCAATTTATCCGGCGGTCAGCAACAACGCGTCGCTATTGCGCGCTCGTTAGCAATGAACCCGAAAGTGTTACTTTGCGACGAAATAACTTCCGCTCTCGACCCGGAATTAGTTGGTGAAGTGCTTAAGGTATTGGAACGTTTAAAAGCTGATGGTATGACATTAATTCTGGTGACACATGAGATGAACTTTGCCCGCGATGTCGGCGATCGGATCGTGTTCATGCACCAAGGAAAAGTGTGGGAAAGCGGCCCCAGCCGCGAGTTGTTCAGCCACCCCCAGACACCAGAGCTACAAAGTTTTATTTCTGCGGTGTTGTAA
- a CDS encoding Nramp family divalent metal transporter, producing the protein MIHAISDKHVRLQAAQTLSGNSKSSFRRALPFLGPAMIAAVAYIDPGNFATNIEAGSHYGYGLLWVVLWANLMAMLIQTLSARLGFATGKNLAEVIRENFPRPLVWLYWIQAEIVAISTDLAEFLGAALGFHLLFGFSMFTGAMLTGVITYVVLYMQRYGFRTLELIIGAMILAVSAGFLLEIIMGKPDVATIASGLLIPQFPDNYSIFLAAGILGATVMPHVIYLHSALSQSRIKVLNNEDRHTAMKYYRLDVIIGMALAGLINMAMLILSAAVFFDNGHTGVASIAESYKLLGPLMGHSAGSIIFGLTLLVAGLSSSVVGTLAGQVVMQGFVHFTIPLWLRRLITMAPAILVILMGLSEQKVLVYSQVVLSFGIPFALLPLLYFTAKRSLMGNLVSRKWVTVAGAISATVIIMLNLFVIYYEFNH; encoded by the coding sequence ATGATCCATGCTATCTCTGACAAACATGTCCGGTTACAAGCAGCACAAACGTTAAGCGGTAACAGCAAAAGTAGTTTCCGACGCGCACTGCCCTTTCTTGGTCCCGCCATGATCGCTGCGGTGGCTTATATCGACCCGGGCAATTTTGCCACCAATATAGAAGCTGGATCTCACTATGGTTATGGTCTGTTATGGGTGGTTTTATGGGCCAATCTCATGGCCATGCTGATCCAGACCTTATCGGCTCGTTTGGGGTTTGCCACAGGTAAAAATCTAGCGGAAGTGATCAGAGAAAATTTTCCACGGCCACTGGTGTGGCTTTATTGGATTCAGGCTGAAATTGTCGCGATCTCGACTGATTTAGCGGAATTTCTTGGCGCTGCATTGGGTTTTCATCTGTTATTTGGCTTTTCCATGTTTACCGGTGCTATGTTGACGGGTGTCATTACCTACGTCGTTTTATACATGCAACGCTATGGCTTCCGCACTTTGGAGCTAATTATCGGCGCGATGATCCTTGCTGTTTCCGCCGGATTTTTACTGGAAATCATCATGGGCAAACCAGATGTTGCCACCATCGCCAGTGGATTATTGATCCCCCAATTTCCTGACAATTATTCCATCTTTCTGGCCGCCGGGATTTTAGGTGCCACCGTGATGCCGCATGTGATCTATCTGCATTCCGCGCTGTCACAAAGCCGGATCAAAGTGCTCAACAACGAAGATCGTCATACGGCCATGAAATATTATCGGTTGGATGTCATCATCGGTATGGCGCTGGCCGGTCTGATCAATATGGCCATGCTGATCTTATCCGCTGCCGTATTCTTCGATAACGGACACACCGGTGTTGCATCGATTGCCGAAAGTTACAAACTGCTGGGCCCGTTAATGGGCCATAGTGCGGGTAGCATTATCTTTGGCCTGACATTATTAGTGGCGGGTTTATCATCATCCGTTGTTGGCACCTTAGCCGGTCAGGTTGTCATGCAAGGGTTTGTGCATTTCACCATTCCGTTGTGGTTACGCCGTCTGATCACTATGGCACCCGCTATTCTCGTGATCCTGATGGGGTTATCAGAACAAAAAGTGCTGGTATACAGTCAGGTCGTGCTGAGTTTCGGGATCCCGTTTGCGTTACTGCCATTGTTATATTTCACGGCCAAACGCTCTCTTATGGGCAATTTGGTGAGTCGTAAATGGGTCACTGTCGCTGGTGCGATATCAGCCACCGTGATCATCATGCTTAATCTTTTTGTTATCTATTATGAATTTAACCATTAA
- a CDS encoding amino acid ABC transporter permease codes for MSYQLNFRELVPYLPELGQGLLVTLELTLYATVGGILLGTLVAAARTSRSRPSRLLAGIYVEFVRNTPFIVQLFFIFFGLPAIGVKLTAWQAGLIAMVVNLGAYSAEILRAGIDATPKGQWEAGRTLGLTRFQIFTRIVLPPAFQRIYSSLVGQCIIVMLGSSVISQISVEELTFSANFIQSRSFLSFESYLLTALLYLILAVLMRRGFTLLARYVFRSQPR; via the coding sequence ATGAGTTACCAATTGAACTTCCGGGAGTTGGTTCCCTATCTGCCCGAGCTTGGGCAGGGATTACTGGTAACCCTTGAGCTGACGTTGTATGCCACTGTCGGTGGCATACTGCTCGGTACACTGGTTGCTGCGGCACGCACTAGCCGTTCACGACCTTCACGGTTGCTGGCAGGCATTTATGTTGAATTCGTTCGCAACACACCGTTTATTGTGCAGCTCTTTTTCATCTTTTTTGGCTTACCCGCCATCGGCGTGAAACTGACTGCCTGGCAGGCCGGTTTAATCGCCATGGTCGTCAATTTAGGCGCATACAGCGCAGAGATATTGCGGGCTGGCATTGATGCAACCCCCAAAGGCCAGTGGGAAGCCGGTCGCACATTAGGCTTAACTCGTTTCCAGATCTTTACCCGAATTGTGCTGCCGCCCGCTTTTCAGCGCATCTACAGCTCGCTGGTTGGGCAATGCATTATTGTCATGCTGGGCTCTTCGGTCATATCGCAGATCTCAGTTGAGGAACTCACCTTCTCGGCGAATTTTATTCAGTCGCGTAGCTTTCTCAGCTTTGAATCTTATTTACTGACCGCACTGCTTTATTTGATTCTGGCGGTATTAATGCGACGCGGATTTACTTTATTAGCCCGCTATGTCTTCAGGAGTCAGCCACGATGA